The genomic region CCCGCTGTGGGGGCATTTCCACGACACAAGGACAGAGTGGTCACCGCATATCTCCATCACTGGCCTGGTTTCTTGGGGAGCCTGGCAGGGCATCCACCCCCACAAGCCCTTCCCATTGGGTCCCTAGGGAGGCTGCCATCTGACTCAAGCCCCACCCATCCAGGAGCagcccaggagggggcacctgcacTGGCAGAGACACTGCCACAGTCCCCTGGAGCTCAAATGGGAAACATGACAGGGGCGCTGGCTCAGCCACCCAGCGAGCCAGGGCAGGAGCCCCATTCCCTCCTCCTGGGCAGCATTCACAGGAAGTCTAACCtcgctcctctcccctgcccagcaCATGACCTgacatcccccaccccaccccatcagcAGCTGACCTTCCAGTCCAGGGGGCGTGGGGCAGCCTTACCCACCACCCCCTCAGCTCCCGGCTTGGCACTGGCCAACATCCGTTCACCTGAGCTCACGAGCAGCCAGGGGCAGTCCTGCACCCTCACCTTCCAGGTCAGCTCCTGCAGGGAGAGTTTGGCGTGCTTCCCCAGCGAAATGAACTTCTTTGTATTCTTTGGGAAGCAGAGCTTGTTGGGCCTGGAGCCCCAGAGGCCGGGGGGAGGGCGTCACCAGGCGGCGCAGACAGGCCTGCAGGAACACGTGCACCTGCCACGGGCTGCTATGCTGCTGCAGGAGCCGCACCAGGCGCCAGGCGCCGGGAGCCCGTGTCCTCCTGGGGGTCAGCGGCTGGCCTTGGGGACCATACCTGCATGGCCGGCCCCCACAGCAGGCAGTGCATCCGGAGAAGTGAGCCGTAGGGGCACCGTGTGTGGTTCGCAAGCGGCTTCCGGAACATGGGCCGCATCCTCCAGTAGCACAGGAGCAGCTGGCGCGGACTGCGGCTACCCCCGGGCCTCAGTGTCCAGCCCAGGAAGATGGCCTCCAGCAGCCTCCAGGCACCCACCAGGCTGGGCCGCAGGGAGCTCAGTGGGAAAGACGTGTGGAGCCGCTCGCCGTAGCCCAGGTAGTAGAGGAAGCGCTTGGGCTCCGCATACACTTGAGCCTGCGGACGTGGTGACCACCGGGCGGCGGAGTGGCCAGGCTCCGGCTTAGTCCACTCCCGTGGAAGCCCTGGTGTGGTCTCTGAACACTCTGCAGGTGTCACCGCACAGGCCGGGACACACCCACGCCCCGAACTGCAGGCGGGCAAGCCCAGGGGTGCCCAGGCCTCGCCACCGCTGCTGTTCGGAACCTGTTGCGTGGCCGCGGGGCccacctgggtctcacacatggtgcAGGAGGGCCAGGCCTCGGCAATGACGCCGAGCTCGTACAGAGGCGGCCCACACACCTGGTAGGGGCAGCTCGGGGCCACCAGCAGGTAGAATGCGTAGTGCACCAGCAGGAGCATGAACATGTTTCCCATGCGGCGCAGCAGCAGCCCTCACGCGCCGCTGTCGTGCAGCATCTCAGTCACCGTGTTGGGCAGGTAGCTGCTCACGCAGGTGGTGAAGGCCCAGGGCAGGCCCCCGCGGGCAACGTCCAGCAGCACGAAGCTGAAGGCTACGGctcggcctgcggcgccagtatcccatatgggcattagttcatgtaccagctgctccacttcagatccagccctctgttaatggcctgggaaaacagtggaggatggccaaatacttgggcccctgcacctgcgtgggagacctggaagaagttcctgactcctggttttggattggcccagttctggccattgtggccaagtggagagtgagccagcaaatggaagacctagtCCGtcaataattctacctctcaaataaataagtaaatctttaaaaaattaaaaatggaacagagatggccacaacaggatgttctaggctaggccaaagccaggtactccatccaggtctcccacatgtgtggcacaggtccaacacttgggccattttccaaacTTGGACCAGAATTATAGAGGGGACATAaatcaacactccaatatgggatgtcagcactgcaagcagtagcttaaccaccgTGCCTCAAAGCTAGCCCCAAAACGACTccatttaaaatcaaatgtaCAACATCATAAGATAACTATACAGATCTAGTTGAAATTCAGAAAATTCTTGTACAAAATAACTACCCTGGACTTAACACAAATTTATCAGCCTGGAAGTAATGAGGAACAGTTGCCTCAGATTTTGCCCCCTCACCTTTCTGTTTGCATATTGAGGCTGTCCTGTAACAGCCCTCCTCCCAAAGATGTCTTTATCTCCTGAACCTGTGAATGTGTTAGTTTACGTGGCAAAACAGACTGCAAGTGCGATTGTGTCTAAGTTCTTAGGATAAGAAAATTAACCCAGATAAAGTAGGTAAGACCATTCTCAGTACATGAAGTCTTTAAAAGTGAAGAAgctttgccggcgccgcggctcactaggcaaatcctccgccttgcggcgccggcacaccgggttctctcctggttgcccctcttccaggccagctctctgctgtggcccgggaaggcagtggaggatggcccaagtgcttgggccctgcaccccatgggagaccaggagaagcacctggctcctgccatcgaatcagcgtggtgcgccggccgcagcgcgcctaccgcagcagccattggagggtgaaccaacggcaaaaggaagacctttctctctgtctctctctctctcactgtccactctgcctgtaaaaaaaaaaaaaaagcgaagaAGCTTTGCCAGCTGTGGTCAGAGGAACATTGGACTGCAGAAGGACAATGAGATGGTGGAAAGAGCCTCTAGTTAAGGAATGCATCTTCCAGGGGCTcacaaaagcaagcaaacagaTTCTCCCACGGAATGTGTAAAGAACTGTGGCCAGCAAAAAGAAACTCAGGCAGTGAGTACTGCCTTGAGCACTAATAATGAGCATTTGGCACCAGGAGTGCTCCCCAGACACTACCATAACTGAAAAGGGCCCCCAGACTTTCAATGTCCCTGAGGTAGTGCAACCCAGTCCTAGCTGAGAATCACTGCATTCATGAAGAGTGACTTGTAAGAAACATTGAGAATGAAATAATCAGATTCTAAGACAGAAACTAAAATATTCTGATTGATGTTAATAATTACTTTTAATGTACTCATAGGccttattttctattataaataaaatattcaaaattaacacACATCATATTATCTATGTACTTCAATGAAATATTCCTAACTTTCTGATCAATTTCCTTACCAGGTCAGCCATTCATAACCCATCACTAGAATGGAATCTACActtatcttagccaaaaggctgagaagcaattagAATGGAATCTAATGGAAGCCAAAGGGAGATATATTTTTTGACTCTAAAAGAATATACGGTGGGAAATGTGGTAccgcaggtaaagctaccatttgggacacctggtATGTCatatatattccttctatacctaatgtgGGGaagatttttataataaagaggttttaaattttttaaggtttattttttatttatttgaaagtcagagagagagagggagagacagagaggtcctcatctgctggttcactccccaaatggctgcaacacctggggctgggccaggttaaagccagaagccaggagcttcatccaggtctcccaggtcagtGCAGAGGTCCGAGCAAAACTAggccattttggagtgctggctcaaagtcctagctgctctgcttctgatataggTTTGTGCTGATGCACCtttagaggcagcaggtgttgtctCAAATGTTTGTGACCTGACCCTGACAGCCACTGccaaaacccagatggaattccaggcttctatctctggcctggcccagcagaagcAGTTACAGTCATTCGTGGACTGAATAAGAAGTTGGAaaatctgtcattctgcctttcaattacattaaaataaatatgtttttaaaaaaagaaacacattcatttaaaaccatttaaaataaattcagaatgaTGAACTTCACTCTCAACAGTATGATTTTGGTATTGtgctaaattataatttcacatatGAAATACGAAGTGGAAGATTTtactgtaggggctggcactgtagtgtggtgggttaaactgccacctgagaaaccagcatcccatatgggcaccagttcaattccaggctgctctgcttctgatccagcttcctgctaatccacctgggaagaaTGAGGAAgatg from Lepus europaeus isolate LE1 unplaced genomic scaffold, mLepTim1.pri SCAFFOLD_3_1, whole genome shotgun sequence harbors:
- the LOC133755050 gene encoding LOW QUALITY PROTEIN: telomerase reverse transcriptase-like (The sequence of the model RefSeq protein was modified relative to this genomic sequence to represent the inferred CDS: deleted 2 bases in 2 codons); translation: MFMLLLVHYAFYLLVAPSCPYQVCGPPLYELGVIAEAWPSCTMCETQVGPAATQQVPNSSGGEAWAPLGLPACSSGRGCVPACAVTPAECSETTPGLPREWTKPEPGHSAARWSPRPQAQVYAEPKRFLYYLGYGERLHTSFPLSSLRPSLVGAWRLLEAIFLGWTLRPGGSRSPRQLLLCYWRMRPMFRKPLANHTRCPYGSLLRMHCLLWGPAMQVWSPRPAADPQEDTGSRRLRLVRLLQQHSSPWQVHVFLQACLRRLVTPPPGLWGSRPNKLCFPKNTKKFISLGKHAKLSLQELTWKVRVQDCPWLLVSSGRGHILTMEHRLREGILARFLFWLLDTYVVGLLRSFFYVMETTFQKNQLLFYHRSVWAAKREHQVPRHLEQVQLRKLSDAEVQQQARSALPMTRLRFIPKPSGLQPIVNPDSVVGARMFRREKAQPWTSHIRTLFSVLNYERVQQPSLLGASVLGLGDVHQEALGAAADPALTADFKTILD